TGGGGATGTACCACCGGCTGCGCCCGGAGTTGCGCGTGGCGCTCTACGTGCCCACCATGCATGACGCCCGACGACTCCATGACCGCGAGGTTCTGGAGCAGCTGCGCGGTCACCTCAGCCCGATGTCGGATCCGGTCCCCCAGCGGGAGGCTGTATGGCTGGACAGCACCACGGCTGGGCAACCTGTAGGCGTCTATGCCCCACGGAGCCCAGTACATGCTGACGTGGTCCGGTTGACCCAGGCCATTGCCCGGGCAACGGGGCTGCCCTACGAGGTGACGGCGTGACCCGCAAGCGCCCGACCAACCCGCGCGGTGACATCAACGACCTGCTCGGTGCCTCGGCGCAGCTTGCCCGCGCTCCTCAATCTGGCCATACCCTCGCTGTGGCTGAACTGCGCCCGGGCGCACACCAGCCCCGCCGCGTATTCGATGAAGCAGGGCTCGCCGACCTGGCTCGCAGCATCAACGAGCAGGGCGTGCTGCAGCCACTGCTGGTGCGCCCGGCGGACGGTGGGCACGAGATCGTGGCTGGCGAGCGCCGCTGGCGGGCCGCGCAGCTCGCTGGCCTGAACGAGGTACCCGTGATCATCCGTGAAATGACCGACCGCGAAGCGCAGGCGGCCGCCCTGGTCGAGAACCTGCAGCGGGAGAACCTGAACGTCATCGATGAGGTGGACGGGAAGCTCGATCTGATCGGTCTGGCCCTGGGCCTGTCCCGCGAGGAAGCCCGTGCCCGCCTCATCCAGCTGCTCAAGGAGGAGCCAGGTGATGACCACGCGGCCCTCGACACCCTGTTCGGGCCGCTACGCGAAACCTGGGCGTCGTTCGCCAAGAACAAGATTCGCATCCTGAACTGGCCTCCGGCTGTGGTCGAGGCGATGCGTCAGGGGTTGCCCTACACCCACGCGGCCGTGATTGTCTCAGCTCCGGACGAGCATCAGGCCCGTCTGATCGCGCTGGCGGCTGAAGGCAAGTCCCGCTCGGAACTGCGTGACGAGGTCGAGGGACTCAAGGCGGCCACATCTAAAGGCAAGCCGCCGATGCACCGCGTCCTTCAGGTGGGTAAGGGCTTGGGCAGCCGCCGCCTGCTGGCCCGGCTGGAACCGGCTGACCTCAAGGCTCTTGACCGCTGGCTGGACAAGATGCCGCCCGGCGTCCGGGCCATTCTCGAGGGTGAAAACGCCGAATGATCCGCCGCCCTTCGGGGCGGTTTTCTACGTTCTGCACACACAATCCCCACGTCTTTGACACACCTGCTCGGCTCCGGACAGAGCGAACATAGACCCATGCACGAAGAAGCGACCGTCCGCAACACCAGCCCCTTCCACACCATCGACTTTGCCACTGTGAGCGTGGGCGACGACTGGATGCCCCACCACGCCGTTGAAATTGCTGACGAGGACGGGGCGACCAGCCAGCTCCGCGTCCACCCCGGCGTCTCCGCCGCGCTGCGCCGCGCCGCTCTGCTCCAGCCCTCCGGCCTGTGCAGCCGCCTCCGGGTGGACGTCCACGAAGGCGGCGAGCACGTCGGTCTGGAAAGCGTCGGGGTCTACTGGGAAGGCTGAGCCCCTCCGCCNCGGCCTGTGCAGCCGCCTCCGGGTGGACGTCCACGAAGGCGGCGAGCACGTCGGTCTGGAAAGCGTCGGGGTCTACTGGGAAGGCTGAGCCCCTCCGCTCCGGCCCCCGCCTCCAGGCGGGGCTTTTTTTGCCGTTCCGCACACACAATCCGCACGTCTGCCGCACACCACCCGGCCCGCAAACGGAGCGAACATCACCCTATGAACGCCGCCGAACAGCTCAGCCCCGAAGCCCAGAACCGCCTCGACCGCCTCGTGCGCGCCACGCAGCCGGAGATGATCCGCCCCTCGGGTGCTGCCCGCCTCGGCGCCGGCCACCCCAAGCGCCTCTACCGCCGCCTCCGAGCCGCCTGGTGGGCGACCCACGAGCTCCTCTCCGACTTCAGCTTCGAGAAGAAGTTCGCGTCCAGCGACGTGATCGCGGCGGTCCGCAACCACGAGCGCGCTCAGAGCCTGCTCGCCCAGGCCCGCCGGCTGCCCCGGACCTATCTCGGGGCGAAGGCCCGCGCCCAGGCCCAAGACAACGCCGACGTGGCACTGGAGGTGGTGGCGCTGCTCGCCAACGAGGCCAACCGCGCCCCGGCCCTGAACGGCCGCTGACCCCTCCGCTCGCCGCGCCCCTCCGGGGGCTTTTTTTGGCTGTCCTGCACACACAATCCGCACGTCTTAGACACACCATCCGGCCCCCAAACAGAGCGAACATGACGCCATGAAGAACTACTCCAGCCTGCTCGAAATGCTCACCGACCTCGCCGCCGAAGGCCTCACCTCGGTCTCCCTGAACGGGGTGTCCGGTTTTTCCCTGGAGGGCGAGTACCGCGCCTACGAGGTGCGCTGGGGCAACTGCGAACTGGCGGTGCTCGACCACGCCGAGGGGTGGATGCAACTGGGCTACGCTGCCCACCCCAGTGGCCTCCCCACTCCGCCCGCTGGCGCCTACTTCGGGCACCTGCCGCAGGCCTTCTCGCTGGCTGAGGCCCAGGCCCTGCGCGCCGAGTACAGCCTCTACCACCCCCACGTGATCGTCCTGGGAGACGCTGAGCGCGAGCAGTACTGGATCGTGACCGAGGCCGAAGCCACCCGTCTCGCTGCTGCCGGATACGATCAGCACGCCGACTGAACCACAGCGCCTAACAGCAAAGCCACTAACGGCTCATTAACGCTCCGCGCTTTATCTTCAGCCTGAGTCCCTGGAGCTCCGATCAGACGCGCCCCAGGGAAATAAGCAGGTGAGCTCCAGCATTGCCTCTGACTGACTCTCTACCCCTCGAGGTCCCTATGTCCCTACCGTCCAAATCAGTTGTCCCCGCCCACATCTCGTCTCCCCAGCAGGCGTACACCCCGCCCCAACTCACCCCCCTGGGGAAATGGACTGCCGTCACTCTGATCACAAGCATTCCCATGGGACCTGGTTCCAACATGTTCAACTCGGATTCCAGCTGGAACAAGTTCTGATGCGCAGCGTTCCAGGCCCTGGAGTGAGCCCCACCCGCCTCGTTCTGCTCACCGGTATCCTCGCCCTCACCGCCTGTTCCTCCACCCCGACCCCGAGTGCAGTTGCGCCCGTGGCCACCCCACCCACCCAGGCCGCCCCCAAACTCGGCCTTGTCGAGATCGAGTTCAGGGGCGTCGGCACGCAGCTCCAGGCCCGGGCACTCCAGCCCCTCACCTCGCAAGCGCTCACGGATACCGACCGCCCCTGCGTGGTCATCGGGTCCAGCCTGTCACAGAGTACGGTTGACCTCGGCGGCAAGCGCTATATGCAGGCCACTTTCCCCGTCACCAACAACTGCGCGACCAGTCTGCAGAACCTGACCTACGTCGCTGTGCGGCGTCTCGGCACCAACGCCACACTGGGTGACTCGGCCATTACCTCCATGAAAACCTTCGGTGCCACCGACGCCGCCGTCGCGATCGCCACACAGATCCTGCCTACCCAGCCCGTCTACGTCTCCCGCAACACGATCAAGGTGGATCAGGCTACCGCCTCCCTCCAGGTCTTCGACGAGACGACGGGCGGTGAACTCGCCACCTTGCAGGCTCAGGTGGACGCGAGCCGGACCACCTATGACCTGCTGCCGTACGGATTCGTCACCACGACCAGCAGTGGCGGCCGGGTGATCCCTGTGGGAGAGACCGGGCAGGTGACCTTCGCGCTCTCGGTGCCGCTACAGGCCAGCGCCGCGCAGGACGTGTTCAGCTTCAGGATGCTGGCCAATGCGACGACGAACAGCGTCACGACCGTCACCCAGGGACTCGAAGAGCAGGACGTAGCGGGGAAGGCGGCCGTCGAAGCGCGCGCGGCGGCGTTGTCCGGGTCGGAGATTCGCACCCTGCTCGGCCCCACACTAACACCTGAGAATCTCGCGCTGAACAGCTCCGCCGTGTGCCGGGTCCGAACGGCTGGACCGAAGGACGCCCCTACCGCAACACTCGTGAACGCCCAGGGGACCTTGACCGTCAGCCCTCCGAAGACGCCATTGATCGTCGGTGGGACGCAGCTTCAGCCGATCCCGACGCTCACGGTCAACGGGAAAGCGTTTAGGACGGGACTTGTCATACAGTCGCTTAGCCCGGCCAGCCTGAGCGTGACCAACAACCTGGTGCATCCGGTGCCGTCGTTTCCCCTGACGCGGCAGAGCGGAACGGTCCGGCTCAGCACTTGCCAGCAGACCGCTGACGTTGTGATGAGGACCTCGCCCGTCGTTTCCCTGAGCGCTGGGGGCTATCACACTTTGGCGGTGAAGCCGGACGGCACCGTGGTTGCCTGGGGTCAGAACACCTACGGCCAGACGAATGTGCCGGCGGGGCTCAGCGGTGTGGTGGCTGTTTCTGCAGGAACCTTCCATAGCCTGGCGCTGAAGTCGGATGGCACGGTCGTGGCCTGGGGTCAGAACACCAACGGCCAGACAAACGTGCCGGCGGGACTCAGCGGTGTGGTCGCCATCTCTGCGGCGAATAGTACGAACTGGGCGCTGAAAGCGGACGGAACGGCCTTCTTCTGGGGGGGGTATGCGCCAGATGGGCTTAATGCTCTGAGTGACGCAGTCTCTATTTCAGCAGGATCCAGTCACGAGCTCATCTTGAAAGCCGATGGGACGATCAACACTTCAGGCAGTAACAGTTATGGCCAGCGGACTGTGCCGGCCGGACTAAACAGTGTGATCAATGTTGCGAGCGGGAATATGCATAGTGTGGCCTTGCGAGCGGATGGCAGGGTGTTTGCCTGGGGGCGAAACACCAGTGGTCAGACGAGTGTGCCTGCAGGTGCATTGAGCGGTGTGGTCATGATTGCGGCAGGAGGGGAACACACTGTGGCCCTGAACTCGGACGGCAAGGTCTTTGACTGGGGGGACAGTCAGGCGTCTGTCCCTTTTGGGACGGTTTTGAGCGGTGTGGTAGCTATCTCGACTGGGATGTATCACAGCGTGGCGCTGAACCCGGACGGCACGGTGTACGCCTGGGGCCGGAATGCCGAAGGGCAGCTCAACATGCCTGCGAACCTGAAGGTCATGCTGCCCTAACTGGCCTGCGCCGGCTTGGGCACCTCGGAACTGGGGACGCCTGCCTCGTTCGGTATGAATCGTCTTCTCCCGCTCCCAAGTGTTTGACCTGAGGGGAGCCAAGCTTTGAAGAAGATCTACTTCAAAGCTTGGCCCCGCTCCACCTGCTGCCGCCCTTCCGGGGGCGGTTTTTCGTGGCTGCCGAACAGGGGAGAGCCAC
The nucleotide sequence above comes from Deinococcus sp. Leaf326. Encoded proteins:
- a CDS encoding ParB/RepB/Spo0J family partition protein — translated: MTRKRPTNPRGDINDLLGASAQLARAPQSGHTLAVAELRPGAHQPRRVFDEAGLADLARSINEQGVLQPLLVRPADGGHEIVAGERRWRAAQLAGLNEVPVIIREMTDREAQAAALVENLQRENLNVIDEVDGKLDLIGLALGLSREEARARLIQLLKEEPGDDHAALDTLFGPLRETWASFAKNKIRILNWPPAVVEAMRQGLPYTHAAVIVSAPDEHQARLIALAAEGKSRSELRDEVEGLKAATSKGKPPMHRVLQVGKGLGSRRLLARLEPADLKALDRWLDKMPPGVRAILEGENAE